The following coding sequences are from one Saprospiraceae bacterium window:
- a CDS encoding glutamate--tRNA ligase: MANNKVRLRFAPSPTGALHIGGIRTALYNYLFARQNRGSFILRIEDTDQTRYVEGAEQYIIESLKWVGLIPDEGPGFGGEFGPYRQSERKDIYLEHAKRLVDSGKAYYAFDSQEEIEAMKTKYAQSENDVVKYDYLTRAHMRNSINLSSEEVETLLKSGHEYTIRLKVPADEIVEINDTIRGLVRFSTSELDDKVLIKSDGLPTYHLANVVDDRLMEITHVIRGEEWLSSTAHHVLLYHAFGWEAEMPIFAHLPLILKPTGNGKLSKRDGATFGFPVFPISWAREGEDFIYGFREAGFLPDALLNFLVLLGWNPGTEQEIFSRDQMISSFSIDHIVKSGARFDFEKARWFNHQYIQSLSPDQLKLQVQTDAKNSGILASSEELESICSMYQSRSYTLSELWNGGKWICMPPHQFDEDFMTKKWKTGWLEAYQSLAERLSNANFEEKDSLAQTLHDFQQTYGFKMGEMLPTLRVILSGKPMGPDIYEMLVATGKEESIKRLDYFVTHNNN; encoded by the coding sequence ATGGCCAATAACAAAGTACGGCTGCGCTTTGCCCCGAGTCCTACAGGAGCCTTGCATATCGGCGGGATAAGGACAGCTCTGTACAATTATTTATTTGCGAGACAAAATCGCGGTAGCTTTATTCTGAGGATAGAGGATACAGATCAAACCCGTTATGTGGAAGGGGCTGAGCAGTACATTATCGAATCATTGAAATGGGTTGGCCTTATTCCTGATGAAGGTCCCGGTTTTGGCGGAGAGTTTGGTCCATATCGTCAATCCGAAAGGAAGGACATTTATCTTGAACATGCCAAAAGATTGGTCGATTCCGGCAAAGCCTACTATGCATTTGATTCTCAGGAAGAAATCGAAGCTATGAAAACCAAATATGCTCAAAGCGAAAATGATGTAGTCAAGTATGATTATTTGACCAGGGCGCATATGCGGAACAGTATAAATTTATCTTCTGAAGAAGTTGAGACCCTTTTGAAATCAGGACATGAGTACACCATTCGCCTTAAAGTGCCGGCAGATGAAATCGTAGAGATCAATGATACCATTAGAGGTCTGGTGCGGTTTTCGACTTCTGAGTTGGATGACAAAGTATTGATCAAATCTGATGGTTTGCCAACCTATCATCTGGCGAATGTAGTAGATGATCGCTTGATGGAGATCACCCACGTGATCAGAGGTGAAGAATGGCTATCCAGTACAGCTCACCATGTTTTACTCTACCATGCGTTTGGATGGGAAGCTGAAATGCCAATTTTTGCACATCTACCCTTGATTTTGAAACCCACAGGTAACGGAAAATTGTCCAAGAGGGATGGTGCCACATTTGGATTTCCAGTGTTCCCTATATCTTGGGCCAGAGAGGGGGAAGATTTTATCTATGGGTTTAGAGAGGCGGGATTTTTGCCTGACGCATTACTCAATTTTTTAGTCTTGCTGGGATGGAATCCTGGTACCGAACAGGAAATTTTTTCAAGAGATCAGATGATCAGTTCATTTTCGATTGATCATATAGTCAAGTCAGGAGCAAGATTCGATTTTGAAAAAGCAAGATGGTTCAACCATCAGTATATTCAAAGTTTGTCTCCGGACCAGCTCAAACTGCAAGTCCAGACTGATGCTAAAAATTCGGGCATCCTAGCTTCATCTGAAGAACTCGAATCCATCTGTAGTATGTATCAGTCACGTTCGTATACTTTGTCTGAACTATGGAATGGTGGGAAATGGATCTGTATGCCACCGCATCAATTTGATGAAGATTTTATGACTAAAAAATGGAAGACTGGCTGGTTAGAAGCGTATCAAAGTCTCGCTGAAAGACTGAGCAATGCAAATTTTGAAGAGAAGGATTCTCTGGCACAGACACTTCATGATTTTCAGCAAACTTATGGATTTAAAATGGGTGAGATGTTGCCAACTCTAAGAGTCATATTATCGGGCAAGCCAATGGGACCTGATATTTATGAGATGCTCGTGGCTACAGGCAAAGAAGAAAGCATCAAAAGACTGGATTATTTTGTAACTCATAACAATAATTAA
- a CDS encoding M1 family metallopeptidase: MFLNGVLLPAQPLEPIGCHHAHASAFHRAPTIEELILMENSNRRSDSFNILHYKISLDVTDYAGKTIQGNTEIRFVSLLGDLEWIIFDLQTLQVDSVIFQGKTLTYTHQNNLLQVYFGSKLPQGTIGEVRVYYQGKPHRDPVWGGFYFEENYIYNLGIGLSTTPPNFGKVWFPCFDNFVERSTFEYIITSTSDKKAYCVGTFISEDTTKAGVITRHYFMHDQIPTYLSSIAVSNYTVDNSMHVGIDNDIPIELIAKPTDISKMKSNFINLPKAIDAFEYWFGKYRFERVGYVATTVGAMEHPTNVAYPISVILSGTQISNEKLYGHEFGHHWWGDLTTLSDAKDMWIKEGNAEYSAHLFIEYLYGKQAFLKTVKGNMAEILKQAHNSDGDYLALSPMPYEHTYGTHTYKKGAAMIHNMRAVLGDSLYRRINHIIFDSLSGKSMDAYEYLDFMNKYSGKNMSSYFDDYIFNKGYCTVFMDSLQVNSIGSGHSKINFSLYQKSYHATHLYSNVEVPVRFYNPLFGYKDTVLLLNGPNQSYQLEFNDFVPSTAIINEKQTYNWATIQSNTTITKNGAPDLSYGDITSLNVSSIKDSFYINISHHLVAPNEGSREKNILGISDRHFWQVAMTGSSFANISGNIEYNGKDSIGFDETVLEHTEDSVILAYRKDFSEPWKEYSFYTKKALNLSDKKGFFLLSNILPGEYTVAYGYKLNVSVESPNQIEYVQAYPNPVEDAFFLRINNPNEITYVKAHNFNGQEIGKLNFENLDRQIKVSLDKQIPSGMYRISLWNQNQECRGISLIDKK; encoded by the coding sequence ATGTTTTTGAACGGTGTTCTTTTACCAGCTCAACCTCTCGAGCCTATCGGTTGTCATCATGCACATGCTTCAGCATTTCACAGAGCTCCTACCATAGAGGAGCTTATCCTGATGGAAAACTCCAATAGGAGGTCGGATTCATTTAATATCTTGCATTACAAAATCAGTCTGGACGTCACTGACTATGCCGGTAAGACAATCCAGGGAAATACCGAAATTAGATTTGTAAGCCTTTTAGGAGATCTGGAGTGGATCATCTTTGATTTGCAAACCTTACAAGTAGATTCCGTCATCTTTCAAGGAAAAACGCTCACATACACACATCAAAACAACCTTCTTCAAGTATATTTTGGGTCAAAGCTTCCACAAGGTACAATTGGTGAAGTGCGCGTTTATTACCAGGGCAAGCCACATAGAGATCCGGTATGGGGCGGATTCTATTTTGAAGAAAATTACATTTATAATTTAGGTATTGGATTGTCTACAACTCCTCCAAATTTTGGTAAAGTGTGGTTCCCATGTTTTGATAATTTTGTTGAAAGATCCACTTTCGAGTACATCATCACTTCTACTTCTGACAAAAAAGCTTACTGTGTGGGTACTTTTATTTCTGAGGATACGACAAAAGCAGGAGTCATTACGAGACATTATTTTATGCATGACCAAATACCTACGTATTTGTCAAGCATTGCGGTTTCGAATTATACAGTAGATAATTCGATGCACGTTGGTATAGACAATGACATTCCAATAGAACTCATTGCTAAACCTACAGATATTTCAAAAATGAAAAGCAATTTTATCAACCTGCCTAAAGCTATAGATGCTTTTGAATATTGGTTTGGAAAATACAGATTCGAACGGGTAGGTTATGTTGCCACTACAGTCGGTGCAATGGAACATCCTACAAATGTGGCATATCCAATATCCGTAATTCTGTCTGGAACACAAATTTCCAACGAAAAATTGTATGGACATGAATTTGGACACCATTGGTGGGGCGATCTCACTACACTGAGCGATGCCAAGGATATGTGGATTAAAGAAGGAAATGCAGAATACAGTGCTCACCTGTTTATTGAATACCTCTATGGCAAACAAGCTTTCTTAAAAACAGTCAAAGGCAACATGGCCGAAATCCTCAAGCAAGCGCACAATTCAGATGGTGATTATCTTGCATTATCGCCAATGCCCTACGAGCATACCTATGGTACGCATACTTACAAAAAAGGAGCAGCGATGATCCACAATATGCGTGCAGTATTGGGTGATAGTTTATACAGGAGAATAAATCATATTATTTTCGATAGCTTATCAGGCAAATCCATGGATGCATACGAGTACTTAGACTTTATGAATAAATACAGCGGAAAAAATATGAGTTCATACTTTGATGATTACATTTTCAATAAGGGATATTGTACCGTCTTCATGGATTCACTCCAGGTCAACAGCATCGGATCAGGTCACAGCAAAATAAATTTTTCTTTATATCAAAAATCTTATCACGCGACTCATCTATATTCAAACGTTGAAGTGCCGGTGAGATTTTATAATCCACTATTTGGATATAAAGACACTGTTCTTTTATTGAATGGTCCAAATCAAAGTTATCAATTAGAATTTAATGACTTTGTTCCTTCAACAGCAATAATAAATGAAAAACAAACTTACAATTGGGCTACTATACAAAGCAATACAACGATCACCAAAAACGGAGCACCTGATTTGTCCTATGGAGATATCACTTCTTTAAATGTAAGTTCTATCAAAGATTCATTTTATATAAATATATCGCATCATTTAGTAGCTCCAAATGAGGGTTCTCGCGAAAAAAATATTCTCGGCATTTCAGATCGACATTTTTGGCAGGTTGCAATGACAGGATCATCATTCGCAAATATTTCAGGAAACATTGAATACAACGGAAAAGACAGTATAGGCTTTGACGAGACCGTATTGGAACACACTGAAGACAGCGTTATTCTGGCTTATAGAAAAGACTTTTCTGAACCATGGAAAGAATATTCTTTTTATACGAAAAAAGCTTTAAATCTTTCAGACAAAAAAGGATTCTTCCTCTTGAGTAATATACTACCAGGTGAATATACGGTTGCCTATGGTTACAAACTTAACGTATCAGTAGAATCACCAAACCAAATCGAATATGTACAAGCATATCCAAACCCTGTAGAAGACGCATTTTTTCTTCGCATCAACAATCCAAATGAAATAACATACGTCAAAGCTCACAACTTCAATGGCCAAGAAATTGGAAAATTAAATTTTGAAAATCTAGATCGGCAAATCAAAGTTTCATTGGATAAACAAATTCCTTCAGGAATGTATCGTATCTCACTCTGGAATCAAAATCAGGAATGCAGAGGAATAAGTTTAATAGATAAAAAATAA
- the rbfA gene encoding 30S ribosome-binding factor RbfA, with product MDSIRQQKVAEMLKRNFSMVLAEEGKYIYGYSVMVSVTHVLITPDLQLAKIYLSVFNTENKQEPLLEMEENMPRLKQSLYARIKKQMRVMPEIKFFLDDTIDEMYKVDALLKKMHDENQFGEES from the coding sequence ATGGATTCGATTCGCCAACAGAAAGTAGCAGAAATGCTGAAAAGAAATTTTAGTATGGTGCTTGCAGAAGAAGGCAAGTATATCTATGGATATTCTGTCATGGTTTCTGTGACACATGTACTGATTACACCTGATTTGCAACTCGCCAAGATTTATCTTAGTGTATTCAATACAGAAAATAAGCAAGAGCCTTTGCTGGAAATGGAGGAAAACATGCCGAGATTAAAACAATCTCTTTATGCGCGGATCAAAAAGCAAATGCGTGTCATGCCTGAAATCAAGTTTTTTTTGGACGATACGATTGATGAAATGTATAAGGTTGATGCATTACTAAAAAAAATGCATGACGAAAATCAGTTTGGAGAAGAATCATAA
- a CDS encoding 2-oxoglutarate dehydrogenase E1 component, with translation MYKELEIPLADATYIESLYQQYLEHPGSLDPSWVGYFKAIDQQTTRISIPSSGSGYSVDVQKEIAVMSMVDGYRHRAHLLADTNPIRQRKDRSPHLFLEDFGLSPSDMETTFQAGTAIGIGPARLAAIVDKLQSIYCNHVGFEYSHIEDHEKRMWLRDKIERHTDLSHYGFSLIEKKRILEKLNDALVFEKFLHTKYVGQKRFSLEGGETSIPALDAMIEAAAADHVEEVIIGMAHRGRLNVLANIIGKTYEQIFSEFEGTAIPELSFGSGDVKYHMGYSSQVIASNGRKLQLKLAPNPSHLEAVNPVVEGMARAKADLMYQSNYDRILPILIHGDAAVAGQGLAYELSQMSQLRGYYTGGTIHFVINNQIGFTTDFDDARSSTYCTAAAQVIQAPVFHVNGDDPEAVIFVSRLAFEYRQHFNTDVYVDMVCYRKHGHNEGDDPKFTQPAMYELIAKHPDVRTLYINTLAQRGDVEAELASEMEKNFWSLLQDRLDMVRQKALPYLPQQAELEWKTLQKGVKTYDPTIRYNTAVDFQLATEILNKSLQLPDGFKPLSKVERLLHSWADMIAQNTIDWSLAETLTFGSLLWEGKNIRMSGQDVKRGTFSHRHAVLIDEKNQTEYNRLSQLKEGQGTFFIYNSFLSEYAVLGFDYGYSLASPLHLVLWEAQFGDFANGAQVVFDQFIASAESKWNRMSGIVILLPHGYDGQGPEHSSGRLERYLQACAEFNITVANVTTPANYFHLLRRQLSWNFRKPLILMSPKSLLRHPSCRSKIEEFCGSTSFQDIIVDAVLESSSIRTLVFCSGQVYYDILDFLKKKNRQDILLIRIEQLYPFPEKNVSDVVKKYPKAKSTWVQEEPINMGAASFIKAQWNFGDLRVIARPPGAATAVGYKKLHENQLSELLESIIKVN, from the coding sequence ATGTATAAAGAATTGGAAATTCCGCTCGCGGATGCAACATATATTGAATCATTATATCAACAATATCTGGAGCATCCAGGTAGTTTGGATCCTTCCTGGGTTGGTTATTTTAAAGCAATTGATCAACAAACCACAAGGATCTCAATCCCTTCTTCAGGATCAGGATATAGTGTCGATGTCCAAAAAGAAATCGCTGTCATGTCTATGGTCGATGGATACAGACACAGAGCGCATTTACTGGCTGATACCAACCCGATCCGCCAAAGAAAAGATAGAAGTCCTCACCTCTTTCTGGAGGACTTTGGATTATCTCCTTCAGACATGGAGACAACTTTCCAGGCTGGGACAGCCATTGGTATTGGTCCTGCCAGGCTGGCTGCTATAGTTGACAAACTTCAAAGCATTTATTGCAATCATGTTGGATTTGAATATTCACATATAGAAGATCATGAAAAACGAATGTGGCTCAGAGACAAGATAGAGCGGCATACCGATTTAAGCCACTATGGATTCAGCTTAATCGAAAAAAAACGCATCCTTGAAAAACTCAATGATGCCCTCGTATTTGAAAAATTTCTTCACACAAAATATGTAGGTCAAAAAAGATTTTCATTGGAAGGTGGAGAGACCAGCATTCCCGCCCTCGACGCCATGATTGAAGCTGCCGCTGCGGATCACGTTGAAGAAGTCATCATAGGCATGGCGCATCGCGGCCGTTTAAATGTTCTGGCTAACATCATTGGGAAAACTTACGAACAGATATTTTCTGAGTTCGAAGGTACTGCTATCCCTGAATTGAGTTTTGGTTCTGGTGACGTGAAGTACCACATGGGATATTCCTCTCAAGTGATTGCTTCGAACGGCAGAAAATTGCAGCTGAAATTAGCCCCTAATCCTTCCCATCTGGAAGCTGTCAATCCTGTTGTAGAAGGCATGGCCAGAGCAAAAGCCGATCTCATGTACCAATCCAATTATGACAGGATTCTCCCGATTTTAATCCACGGGGATGCAGCCGTTGCAGGACAAGGGCTTGCTTATGAATTGTCCCAGATGTCTCAGTTGAGAGGTTACTATACCGGCGGTACTATTCACTTTGTCATCAACAACCAAATCGGGTTTACTACTGACTTTGATGACGCAAGATCATCTACCTACTGTACTGCTGCTGCTCAGGTCATACAGGCCCCGGTCTTCCATGTCAATGGAGATGATCCGGAGGCGGTTATATTTGTGTCGCGTCTCGCCTTTGAATACAGACAACATTTCAATACAGATGTGTATGTAGATATGGTTTGCTATAGGAAACATGGACACAATGAGGGCGATGATCCAAAGTTCACCCAGCCGGCAATGTATGAACTTATCGCCAAACATCCAGATGTCAGAACCCTGTACATTAATACACTCGCCCAAAGAGGTGACGTAGAAGCAGAACTAGCTTCAGAAATGGAAAAAAATTTCTGGTCCTTGCTCCAAGACCGATTGGATATGGTCAGACAAAAAGCTCTACCCTATTTACCTCAACAGGCAGAGCTTGAATGGAAAACTTTGCAAAAAGGAGTCAAAACGTACGATCCTACCATTAGGTATAATACGGCTGTAGATTTTCAGCTAGCTACAGAAATATTGAATAAATCTTTACAACTCCCTGATGGCTTTAAACCTCTCTCAAAAGTCGAAAGACTCCTTCATTCCTGGGCTGATATGATCGCCCAAAATACTATTGATTGGTCCCTTGCAGAAACACTCACTTTCGGCAGTTTATTGTGGGAGGGCAAAAATATCCGCATGAGCGGTCAGGACGTAAAAAGAGGTACTTTTTCACATCGTCATGCAGTACTCATTGACGAAAAAAACCAAACTGAATACAATAGACTCTCCCAACTCAAAGAAGGTCAGGGTACTTTTTTTATCTACAATTCCTTCTTGTCAGAGTATGCAGTATTGGGATTTGATTATGGCTATTCATTGGCTAGCCCTCTACATTTAGTATTGTGGGAAGCTCAGTTTGGAGATTTTGCCAATGGAGCTCAAGTTGTATTCGACCAATTTATTGCATCCGCAGAAAGTAAATGGAACCGAATGTCAGGCATCGTCATTCTCCTGCCTCATGGTTATGATGGACAAGGACCTGAACATTCGTCAGGACGACTCGAACGCTACCTTCAAGCCTGTGCTGAATTCAACATTACTGTAGCAAACGTGACTACACCAGCAAATTATTTTCACTTGCTGAGAAGACAATTGAGTTGGAATTTCAGAAAACCTTTGATCTTAATGTCTCCCAAGAGTCTATTGAGGCATCCTTCCTGCAGATCGAAAATAGAAGAGTTTTGTGGGAGCACGAGCTTTCAGGATATCATCGTTGATGCCGTGCTGGAATCATCCTCGATTCGTACTCTCGTCTTTTGTTCAGGCCAAGTCTACTATGACATTTTAGATTTTTTGAAAAAGAAAAATCGTCAGGATATACTACTCATCCGAATTGAACAACTTTATCCATTTCCCGAAAAAAATGTATCAGATGTTGTAAAGAAATATCCCAAAGCAAAATCGACCTGGGTCCAGGAAGAACCTATCAATATGGGTGCCGCTTCGTTCATTAAAGCACAATGGAATTTTGGAGACCTTCGCGTCATCGCCAGACCTCCAGGTGCTGCTACAGCCGTAGGATATAAAAAGCTTCACGAGAACCAGCTCAGCGAATTATTAGAATCCATTATTAAAGTAAATTGA
- a CDS encoding polysaccharide deacetylase family protein: MYLSRTPGILRQLFSDFVWNLDPQSNTMYLTFDDGPIPDVTPWVIDVLDKFDAKASFFCVGENVSKYPDIFHKLQAAGHTIGNHTYNHLSGWATDNASYLKNVRKGALITGSKLFRPPYGRIKPSQMKFIKSHYQVVMWDVLSGDFDPYLSKEDCYQNVIQNATKGSIIVFHDSLKSKEKLQYVLPRVLEFFSQKNFSFAGLHDQTTLTPVSLEVSL, translated from the coding sequence ATGTACTTGTCACGAACTCCCGGCATTCTCAGACAACTATTCTCTGACTTTGTGTGGAATCTGGATCCTCAGAGCAACACCATGTATCTTACCTTTGATGATGGCCCAATACCTGATGTGACGCCTTGGGTGATTGATGTTTTGGACAAATTTGATGCAAAAGCCAGTTTTTTTTGCGTTGGTGAAAACGTAAGTAAATATCCGGATATATTTCATAAGCTACAAGCTGCAGGCCACACGATTGGCAATCATACGTACAACCATCTTTCGGGCTGGGCTACTGACAATGCAAGCTATCTTAAAAATGTGCGCAAAGGAGCGCTCATTACAGGGAGCAAGCTTTTTCGACCTCCTTATGGAAGAATTAAACCTTCTCAAATGAAATTCATTAAATCCCATTATCAAGTTGTAATGTGGGATGTACTGAGTGGTGATTTTGACCCTTATCTCAGCAAAGAAGATTGCTATCAAAATGTCATCCAAAATGCAACGAAAGGAAGTATCATCGTTTTTCATGACAGTTTAAAGTCTAAAGAAAAACTTCAATACGTTTTACCTCGCGTCCTTGAGTTTTTTAGTCAGAAAAATTTCTCATTTGCCGGGCTACATGACCAAACAACACTCACTCCGGTAAGTCTGGAAGTGAGCCTGTAA
- a CDS encoding epimerase translates to MLMRIIITGATGMVGEGVLYTSIYDSRVSEIVLISRKKSGYDHPKVREIIVDDFFNLGTQITELHNYDACYFCLGVSSVGMEKSQYEKLTYDLTLNFAKCLEPNNPNLVFIYVSGQGTDSTEKSGTHWARVKGKTENELMKLNFRNVYGFRPGFIRPIYGLKYTHNYYKYIGWLYPLGRMIYPEGFSSLKEIAIAMLELSTHPISQKIIGGKMIAQLANSKNN, encoded by the coding sequence TTGCTCATGAGAATAATTATTACCGGTGCTACAGGAATGGTAGGTGAAGGGGTTTTGTACACTTCTATTTATGACTCCAGAGTTTCTGAGATTGTTTTGATCAGTCGAAAGAAAAGTGGATATGATCATCCAAAAGTGCGAGAAATAATTGTTGATGATTTTTTTAATCTGGGAACTCAAATCACCGAACTTCATAATTATGACGCTTGTTATTTTTGTTTGGGTGTGTCGTCAGTAGGTATGGAAAAGTCTCAATACGAAAAGTTGACTTATGATCTTACACTCAACTTTGCAAAGTGCTTAGAACCGAATAATCCAAATTTAGTATTTATTTATGTTTCCGGTCAAGGTACTGATAGTACAGAAAAATCCGGAACACACTGGGCAAGAGTGAAAGGAAAGACGGAGAATGAATTGATGAAGTTGAATTTTCGAAATGTGTATGGTTTTAGACCTGGATTTATCAGACCAATTTATGGATTAAAATATACTCACAATTATTATAAATATATCGGCTGGTTGTATCCATTGGGTCGAATGATATATCCTGAGGGTTTTTCAAGTTTGAAGGAGATCGCCATAGCTATGCTTGAACTGAGCACACATCCGATCTCCCAAAAAATTATAGGAGGAAAAATGATTGCGCAATTGGCGAATAGTAAAAATAACTGA
- a CDS encoding MBL fold metallo-hydrolase, translating to MKIKFCGAAQTVTGSCHLVTLTDGLTILLDCGMFQGGAGDLEELNGSWGFNPSDVDVMVLSHAHIDHCGRIPKLVKDGFQGKIFCTHATRDLAGIMMMDTAHILEKDAEYFNEKVRKKIANRNKQDNHDSPQLKTRKALYNAKDVAVSLEQFVSCSYDKWMTIAEGVRIQFRDAGHILGSANVFLDVKRKGDEYRLGFSGDIGRPNRPILRDPKQMLPTDILISESTYGDRLHLEKPAEVDRFLEIVKSTCTNQRGKLIIPAFSVGRTQELVFLLDQLVNQKKLPNIPVFVDSPLSVNATEIFKLHPECFDYELHQYMLKDPDPFGFKRLNYITDVNQSKKLNTSKEPCIIISSAGMINAGRIKHHVYNAIENPRNTILIVGYNSPETPGGILRSGATTLKLFGDVLMVNAKIEIMDSFSAHGDQKEMMDFLSNQTESVSELFLVHGELPTQEVFRTELLKSGFKKVSIPSMKQSVEIH from the coding sequence ATGAAAATAAAATTTTGTGGAGCTGCTCAGACCGTTACGGGTTCTTGTCATCTGGTGACCCTTACAGATGGACTTACCATATTATTGGATTGTGGTATGTTTCAGGGTGGTGCCGGTGATCTTGAAGAGCTCAATGGCAGCTGGGGATTTAATCCCTCAGATGTCGACGTCATGGTGTTGAGTCATGCTCACATTGATCATTGCGGAAGGATTCCCAAATTAGTTAAAGATGGCTTCCAGGGCAAAATATTCTGTACGCATGCTACCAGAGATCTTGCAGGCATAATGATGATGGATACAGCACATATTTTGGAGAAAGACGCTGAGTACTTTAATGAAAAAGTGCGAAAGAAAATTGCAAATCGAAATAAACAGGATAATCACGATAGTCCGCAACTGAAAACAAGAAAAGCTTTGTACAATGCAAAGGATGTTGCAGTAAGTTTGGAGCAATTTGTTTCTTGTTCATACGACAAATGGATGACAATAGCAGAAGGTGTGCGCATCCAATTCAGAGATGCGGGACATATTCTGGGATCGGCAAACGTGTTTTTAGATGTGAAACGCAAAGGTGATGAATATAGACTTGGATTCTCAGGGGATATTGGACGACCCAATCGGCCAATTCTCAGGGATCCTAAGCAAATGTTGCCAACAGATATTTTAATATCCGAATCTACTTATGGAGACAGGTTGCATTTAGAGAAACCTGCTGAAGTGGATCGGTTTTTGGAAATCGTCAAAAGTACCTGCACAAACCAAAGAGGAAAGCTTATCATTCCGGCATTCAGTGTAGGTAGAACGCAAGAGTTAGTTTTCTTACTTGACCAGCTGGTAAATCAAAAAAAATTACCAAACATTCCTGTCTTTGTGGACAGTCCACTTTCTGTAAATGCGACTGAAATTTTCAAACTCCACCCTGAGTGTTTTGATTATGAATTGCATCAATATATGTTGAAAGATCCAGATCCATTTGGATTCAAACGTCTCAACTATATAACAGATGTCAATCAATCTAAAAAGTTGAATACCAGTAAAGAACCTTGTATTATTATTTCATCAGCTGGAATGATCAATGCCGGACGAATCAAGCACCATGTTTATAATGCGATAGAAAATCCCAGAAACACCATTCTTATAGTAGGGTATAATTCGCCTGAAACTCCTGGCGGTATTTTGCGTTCCGGTGCTACTACGTTAAAATTGTTTGGAGATGTTTTGATGGTAAATGCAAAGATCGAAATCATGGACTCTTTCTCCGCACATGGCGACCAAAAAGAAATGATGGATTTTTTGTCAAACCAAACTGAAAGTGTTTCAGAATTATTTTTAGTGCATGGGGAGTTGCCAACTCAGGAAGTTTTTAGAACAGAACTTTTGAAATCCGGATTTAAGAAAGTGAGCATCCCATCCATGAAGCAAAGTGTTGAAATTCATTAA